Proteins from a genomic interval of Paenibacillus sp. FSL H8-0048:
- a CDS encoding helix-turn-helix domain-containing protein, with protein sequence MYNLSALYHPITANPAGGGEYLPGRLLQPYIRCYWGSGAQPPPQRTETIIPDSCMDIIWEWDERTGESSGIFCGINDTPFETGQAAQPVPVQRFAIRFHFWAVHLFADEPLTEVLNVHVPVEYYFRTFRKELGDRLQLIRTMTERIAAAEDFLLRRLERGNRTSDGMMNAVHRLLTSRGIMTAGALESSSGLSSRQLERLFRQHIGLPPKKVADLIRFQNVWLDLYRSPQTKGVMQDIVFTYGYSHQSHLINNFKKFAGKTPLDALSHARR encoded by the coding sequence ATGTATAATCTTTCGGCGCTGTATCATCCGATTACGGCCAATCCGGCCGGAGGCGGCGAGTATCTGCCGGGCAGGCTGCTTCAGCCTTATATCCGCTGCTACTGGGGATCAGGAGCACAGCCGCCGCCGCAGCGGACGGAGACCATCATACCAGACAGCTGCATGGACATCATATGGGAATGGGATGAGCGGACAGGGGAGTCCAGCGGGATTTTCTGCGGGATTAACGACACTCCGTTCGAGACAGGACAAGCAGCACAGCCTGTGCCGGTGCAGCGGTTCGCCATCCGGTTTCACTTCTGGGCCGTTCATCTGTTCGCAGACGAGCCGCTGACGGAGGTGCTGAATGTGCATGTTCCGGTGGAGTATTATTTTCGGACCTTCCGTAAGGAGCTGGGAGACAGGCTCCAGCTTATCCGTACAATGACTGAGCGCATCGCTGCTGCTGAAGACTTCCTTCTGCGGAGATTGGAACGGGGGAACCGCACCAGTGACGGGATGATGAATGCGGTACACAGGCTGCTTACATCACGCGGAATCATGACAGCAGGGGCGCTGGAGAGCAGCTCGGGCTTAAGCAGCCGCCAGCTTGAACGGCTGTTCCGGCAGCATATCGGCCTTCCGCCCAAAAAGGTGGCCGATCTGATCCGCTTTCAGAATGTCTGGCTGGATCTGTACCGTTCACCGCAGACGAAGGGCGTAATGCAGGATATAGTGTTCACCTACGGGTACAGTCACCAGTCCCATTTGATCAACAATTTCAAGAAATTCGCGGGCAAAACTCCGCTGGATGCGCTGAGCCATGCCCGGCGCTGA
- a CDS encoding VOC family protein codes for MITTFDGINLYSKNPAALAAFYSEVLGIPVPFEGYGESDGAKIAFERSQPGIIIWNAAKWENLTTGTVNLVFSCGSLDETYEQLKAKGLDCHPPATMEYGGKEMNFRDPDGNGITLLEGGY; via the coding sequence ATGATCACAACATTTGACGGCATCAATCTGTACAGCAAAAATCCGGCGGCACTGGCGGCATTCTACTCAGAGGTGCTAGGCATTCCAGTTCCATTCGAGGGCTACGGAGAATCTGACGGCGCCAAAATTGCTTTTGAACGCAGCCAGCCCGGCATCATTATATGGAACGCAGCCAAATGGGAGAATCTGACGACAGGAACTGTTAATCTGGTGTTCTCCTGTGGCAGTCTGGACGAAACATATGAGCAGCTGAAGGCGAAAGGACTGGATTGCCATCCCCCGGCAACCATGGAGTACGGCGGTAAAGAAATGAATTTCCGTGATCCCGACGGCAATGGCATTACGTTGCTGGAAGGCGGATATTAA
- a CDS encoding flavodoxin, whose amino-acid sequence MAKVLVAYASLTGNTEEIAELIVEGIRAAGGEAVLKSVTDCNADEIKAYGAVLLGAYTWGDGELPDEFLDFYEELDELDLSTCKAAAFGSGDTGYEIYCGAVDQIEEKLKERGANIVQPSLKIEYGPNAAEKEACRTYGRQFIETCAAVS is encoded by the coding sequence ATGGCTAAAGTGCTAGTGGCATATGCCAGCTTGACCGGCAATACGGAGGAAATCGCTGAACTGATTGTGGAAGGAATACGCGCGGCAGGCGGAGAGGCGGTACTGAAATCGGTTACCGACTGCAATGCGGATGAGATAAAAGCTTATGGGGCTGTACTGCTGGGTGCGTACACCTGGGGAGACGGCGAGCTGCCGGATGAATTCCTGGATTTCTATGAAGAGCTGGATGAGCTGGATCTCAGCACCTGTAAGGCAGCGGCCTTCGGAAGCGGAGACACTGGATATGAGATCTACTGCGGGGCGGTGGATCAGATTGAAGAGAAGCTGAAGGAGCGCGGGGCCAACATTGTGCAGCCCAGCCTGAAGATTGAATACGGTCCGAATGCAGCGGAGAAAGAGGCTTGCCGCACCTACGGACGCCAGTTCATCGAGACCTGCGCGGCGGTCTCTTAA
- a CDS encoding GNAT family N-acetyltransferase, whose translation MTNTDTLKQIEELQQRCEQYEGIALKLNWDMLRHPGEAGGAKYLVTYEEELLTGFIGLYGIGGDMEVCGMVRPGYRRRGIFSALWKQAEAIIRQDKVKTLLLNTPAASASGHAYLKILPLAFSHSEFQMKWDGAGSKVRASESSSASGNVLLRPARPEETPLLIAFDCDGFQMTEEDAAEMYVQHEQEGSQEHIIIELSGQPAGKMRLWSEDNETWIYGFVVDKKLRGLGIGRSALMQTIEREQRNYNGVNLEVALDNPNALKLYESCGFVVLNQQDYYTYPLNS comes from the coding sequence TTGACGAATACAGATACACTGAAACAGATTGAAGAGCTGCAGCAGCGCTGCGAGCAATATGAGGGCATTGCCCTGAAGCTGAACTGGGACATGCTCCGGCATCCCGGAGAAGCAGGCGGTGCCAAATACCTGGTAACCTATGAAGAGGAACTGCTGACCGGATTCATCGGCCTGTACGGCATCGGCGGTGATATGGAGGTCTGCGGCATGGTCCGGCCAGGCTATCGCCGCCGGGGCATCTTCAGCGCTCTCTGGAAGCAGGCAGAGGCTATCATCAGGCAGGATAAAGTGAAAACGCTGCTGTTGAACACCCCTGCCGCATCAGCCTCAGGCCATGCTTACCTGAAGATCTTGCCGCTTGCCTTCAGCCATTCGGAGTTTCAGATGAAGTGGGACGGTGCGGGCAGCAAGGTCAGAGCCTCAGAGTCCAGCTCGGCCTCTGGCAATGTACTGCTCCGGCCTGCACGCCCGGAGGAGACCCCGCTGCTCATCGCCTTCGACTGTGACGGATTCCAGATGACGGAGGAAGACGCCGCTGAAATGTATGTGCAGCACGAACAGGAAGGCTCCCAGGAGCATATTATCATTGAGCTCAGCGGCCAGCCTGCCGGCAAAATGCGGCTGTGGTCCGAGGACAACGAGACCTGGATCTACGGATTTGTGGTAGACAAGAAGCTGCGGGGGCTAGGTATTGGCCGGAGCGCGCTCATGCAGACCATCGAGCGGGAGCAGCGGAATTATAACGGCGTGAATCTGGAGGTTGCACTCGATAACCCGAATGCTCTGAAGCTCTATGAGAGCTGCGGATTCGTCGTGCTCAACCAGCAGGATTATTACACCTATCCTTTGAACAGCTAG
- a CDS encoding GNAT family N-acetyltransferase — protein sequence METIAKGEGRFYIAGDGKDLAEITYRTEENTGNLVIDHTFVSEDLRGQGAGEKLVRAVVDLAREQKVKIEPVCPYAAHQFEKHSEYKDVLK from the coding sequence ATGGAGACAATTGCAAAGGGAGAAGGACGTTTCTATATCGCTGGTGACGGAAAAGACCTGGCCGAGATTACATACAGAACGGAAGAGAACACAGGGAATCTGGTGATTGACCATACCTTTGTCTCGGAGGATCTGCGCGGTCAGGGCGCGGGAGAGAAGCTCGTGCGGGCGGTCGTTGACCTGGCCCGTGAGCAGAAGGTCAAGATTGAACCGGTGTGCCCGTATGCGGCCCATCAATTCGAGAAGCACTCGGAATACAAGGATGTGCTCAAATAG
- a CDS encoding ArsR/SmtB family transcription factor gives MDYKAEVHFHPVYELISSIHTFICKKGSKKIDLGMSWAAEVSGRLSPELLVALEETELDNDWKLFNLLVHLCPDKQSVGTVLDWLGGLSVGEMYETLGGHVSQFPVQMELYRSRMVFLLSEWNRQYFSSCNPVIMDKLQQHTEERRGMLTGSPVAEFVNKTTNGFYFLPGGGLRRLVLIPQFHFQPINILYSYGDLTLCHYAARIQVPEEEISPAMHRTLRSLGEKSRLRILKSLGGERKSFTEIAREAGLSKGIVHDHITSLRSAGLLNAYIEGENVIAYSLRLEGIQQMNEQLSAYLK, from the coding sequence ATGGACTACAAGGCAGAGGTTCATTTTCATCCGGTATATGAATTAATAAGCAGCATACATACGTTCATCTGCAAGAAGGGGAGTAAAAAGATCGATCTCGGCATGTCCTGGGCGGCGGAGGTGTCAGGCCGGCTTAGCCCGGAGCTGCTGGTAGCATTAGAGGAGACGGAGCTGGATAATGATTGGAAGCTGTTTAATCTGCTGGTCCATCTGTGCCCTGACAAACAAAGTGTGGGCACTGTGCTGGACTGGCTTGGCGGCTTGTCCGTTGGGGAGATGTACGAGACACTTGGCGGTCATGTCAGTCAATTTCCTGTCCAAATGGAGCTCTACCGCAGCCGTATGGTCTTCCTGCTCTCGGAGTGGAACCGGCAATACTTCAGCAGTTGCAATCCGGTGATCATGGACAAGCTGCAGCAGCATACGGAGGAGCGGAGGGGGATGCTGACGGGCAGCCCGGTTGCCGAATTTGTGAATAAGACAACGAACGGATTCTATTTCTTGCCGGGCGGCGGTCTGCGCAGGCTGGTGCTGATTCCGCAGTTTCATTTTCAGCCGATCAATATCCTGTACAGCTACGGTGACCTGACCCTATGTCATTATGCCGCAAGAATCCAGGTGCCGGAAGAAGAGATTTCACCGGCCATGCACCGGACACTCCGCAGTCTGGGCGAGAAGAGCCGTCTCCGAATTCTCAAATCGCTGGGCGGCGAGCGCAAATCATTCACGGAGATTGCCAGAGAGGCAGGTCTGTCGAAGGGGATTGTTCATGACCATATTACCAGCCTGCGGAGTGCCGGTCTGCTGAATGCTTATATCGAGGGGGAGAATGTCATTGCGTACAGTCTGCGGCTGGAGGGCATTCAGCAGATGAACGAGCAGCTGTCAGCTTATCTGAAATAA
- a CDS encoding ABC transporter substrate-binding protein produces the protein MRKSTFVLSSLFLAASLLLSACSNNSSPEAASTATPASSAPGGASTNSAASSAPEVVPAGALSEPFTATDLTKLPAAAQKRTDTIIVGLTDPSGAFTPYFQESGYDGNVSSLLYASLVTVDDKGVPTPELAESWEVSDDQLTYTFYLRKDLKFSDGSPLTAEDVAFTWTLQYDKAYDGGSSLPSLKVKGGEAYKAGTAKTVEGIRIIDPQTLSVTLEQPNATALVTLGSNVLSKAYYGKDYKFGQLEYIKKLHEKPLGDGPYTLEKFIPGQEVRLVANPNYFKGKPKTEHFIYKTTSGDAWQFLETGEVDYASFPATEENITKLKQLGYVNILPYTPSTYGYMQVNLKHEQLKDKRVRQAIAYGLDRQSIYVDAAEGAGAVANIPASPISWSYTEEGINPYKYDPEQAKKLLDEAGWTVGAGGIREKDGKPLSIHYLASKSKSSDIFIAVAKENFAALGIDFQPEIFADFNSLVSKTESGDYDLVSFSTSMLTDPADGFMQFFDGEITDYDNPKFTELYNKALATTDIEQRKAVYKELYQLFNDELPVIFTNYKKTVYAYNGRIENLSVSPFIGLAGSLPNWTLK, from the coding sequence ATGAGAAAAAGTACGTTTGTGTTGTCCTCCTTATTCCTGGCAGCTTCGCTGTTGCTGTCCGCCTGCTCCAATAACAGTAGCCCGGAAGCAGCATCCACAGCCACTCCTGCCAGCTCTGCTCCGGGCGGGGCTTCAACCAACTCAGCAGCTAGTTCGGCCCCAGAGGTTGTGCCTGCCGGTGCGCTTAGTGAGCCATTTACTGCAACCGACCTTACGAAGCTGCCCGCAGCCGCCCAGAAACGCACCGATACCATCATCGTAGGACTTACCGATCCCAGCGGAGCCTTCACGCCTTATTTTCAGGAGAGCGGTTATGACGGCAATGTCTCCTCACTGCTCTATGCATCGCTGGTGACGGTGGATGACAAGGGGGTGCCAACACCGGAGCTGGCCGAGAGCTGGGAGGTGTCGGACGATCAGCTTACATATACGTTCTATCTGCGCAAAGATCTGAAGTTCAGCGACGGCTCGCCGCTCACGGCTGAGGATGTGGCGTTCACCTGGACTCTCCAGTACGACAAAGCCTATGACGGCGGCTCTTCGCTACCCTCGCTGAAGGTGAAGGGCGGCGAGGCTTACAAGGCCGGAACGGCCAAGACAGTTGAGGGCATCAGGATTATCGATCCGCAGACCCTGTCTGTTACGCTGGAGCAGCCTAATGCTACGGCGCTGGTGACTCTGGGCTCCAATGTGCTGTCTAAGGCCTACTACGGTAAGGACTACAAATTCGGCCAGCTCGAATATATCAAGAAGCTGCATGAGAAGCCGCTGGGCGATGGCCCATATACGCTGGAGAAATTCATTCCCGGACAAGAGGTCCGGCTGGTCGCCAACCCGAATTACTTCAAGGGCAAGCCTAAGACAGAACATTTTATCTACAAAACCACCTCAGGGGATGCCTGGCAGTTCCTTGAGACGGGTGAAGTGGACTATGCTTCTTTTCCTGCAACAGAAGAAAATATCACGAAGCTGAAACAGCTCGGTTACGTCAATATTCTCCCGTATACCCCAAGCACTTATGGTTATATGCAGGTTAATCTGAAGCATGAGCAGCTCAAGGATAAGCGGGTCAGACAGGCGATTGCCTATGGGCTGGACCGGCAGAGCATCTATGTGGACGCGGCTGAAGGCGCGGGTGCCGTAGCTAACATTCCTGCTTCGCCGATCTCTTGGTCTTATACAGAGGAAGGCATTAACCCTTACAAATATGATCCTGAGCAGGCGAAGAAGCTGCTGGATGAAGCCGGCTGGACCGTAGGGGCAGGCGGTATCCGCGAGAAGGACGGCAAGCCGCTCAGCATCCATTATCTGGCCAGCAAGAGCAAGAGCTCCGACATCTTCATCGCGGTTGCCAAAGAGAACTTCGCAGCGCTTGGCATTGACTTCCAGCCGGAAATCTTCGCCGACTTCAACTCGCTTGTCTCCAAGACAGAGAGCGGGGACTATGATCTCGTCTCCTTCTCCACCAGTATGCTGACCGATCCGGCGGATGGCTTCATGCAGTTCTTCGACGGTGAGATCACGGACTATGACAATCCGAAGTTCACTGAGCTGTACAACAAAGCGCTGGCTACGACGGATATTGAACAGCGCAAAGCAGTCTATAAAGAGCTGTATCAGCTATTCAACGACGAGCTGCCGGTCATTTTTACCAATTACAAAAAAACGGTATACGCCTATAACGGCCGCATTGAGAATCTCTCGGTCAGCCCGTTCATCGGTCTTGCCGGCAGTCTGCCTAACTGGACTCTGAAATAA